In Struthio camelus isolate bStrCam1 chromosome 3, bStrCam1.hap1, whole genome shotgun sequence, the DNA window CCAGTGCAGCTAAAGCAGAGACTTCCCTTCCTTAGAGATCTTGGTGCAAATCGCAGCCTGGAAACCAAGAGGCGAAATTGGAGAGGTTTCTAATGACTGCTCTGGAATTGTCACAAAGCCACTTTAACAATTGTCACCCTTTCCTTCAGTTCTTAAGATCTGTCTAAGATattcagagagcagctgccgTATCCATGTTCGTATGATAACTGTTTGGGTGGAAACAGGTTGGGAAGGGTAGTGCCGAGTTTTCATGAGTGATCTCCAAGCAGTAAATTCAGCATCTTTCTCCCCTCTAATCCCATCCAAGAAttgtttccccttttccttcagtTTACGGGTTATTTTTACCTTCAGTTTTGTCAGAGAAGTGGCCTACCCTACTTCCAGATTTCGAGTTGAGACCAATTAATGTGTCAGAATCGAATCCGTTATCGTTGTATCTTCTGGCCCAAGAAGAAACTATGGACGTAAGATAACTAATATAGTGACAGTGCTGCCTttgatttttcattatatttaaactttccattttcttcaactTACGTTGAAATGCTTTGAATTGCAACGATACACCTACAGACAAAGGTCCAGCCTGCGATGTGCTGAGCTTAATCAGTCAAAGCTGATTCATGCTGAGCTTAATTATAAAGGGCTCTGAAAAGCCCCTTTAAAAAGCGCTGCTGGGATTTCACTAGAAACGTTAATGTATTTGGAGATGTGTGCTAATGTGTGTTGCTGGATTGGGGCAAGCGTGTGCACGACCTTACGGGTATTTAtacttttaacttaaaaatatgcCACGTCTTTACAATTATTTTATTAGGTGCTCAGTTAtggtgtgtatgtatgcatgcatacacgtgtgtgtgtgtgtgtgtatgggtatatatatttttataagacTTTAGTTATACTTTCCTACAGTAGCTCTATTGACTTGCACACTTGCCAAATCAGTAATTCTAGAATCAGCAAGCTTTGGATTTTCATTGGCAGGTCAGTGCTCCGAGAATGGATATGACACTGGCTGAACTTCAGGAAATGGCATCACGCCAGCAGCAACAAATTGAGGCTCAACAGCAAATGCTGGCTAACAAGGTGGGTATGGAAAGAGATTGTTTATTGCCGGGAACAAAGGTCGGAAGAGTTACGTGAGGAAGAGGGAGGGCTGGGGACTAGTTTTTTCCCCTTATGAATGCAATCCTTCGTTTCTTTGGCTCCCTCTTAAAATTTGAAAGTCAGCCTATATAAATATCCAAtagcaaaacattaaaataatgccAGTGATAAGTGACCAGCGTGATAAGCTTACTGAAAGGGTAGAGCACCTAGCGTTAATGTTGTAATTCATTCCTGATGGCTGTGCCGACCCCGTTTGTGTTCTGTATGGTGACCAACCATTCACCGGTTTCATCACTGAGCAGTGCTTTTGTCTCTGGATGTAATACTGTTCTGTAATGATATCCTGCTTTTTCCTGATAGAGTTCAGTGCGTCTGGTTTTCTGGGACAGCCATCTGGAAAAGACGGCATGTATGTGATAGAAGTAACTAGGAGAATGATTTATGAAATGCTTGCCGAACAGTAGCAGAAAAGCACATGATAGCACATGGGTTACTCCTGAAtcgatttgggggggggaggggggattttgAACACATCTCTGGAATTTGTAGCTTGGACTTCCCATTTGACTTAGGCATTGTTGCTGCATCCTGCTCTTGGAAACAGCACTGCAAACGTCGCTGTCTGCAGAGAACCTTTAAACGCCAGCCCGTCTTGCAGCGTGCGCAGCTGTCTGAACGGCTGAGCCCCTGGCCCTTCAGAGTGTGCTTTATTGGGGAAGGAGGCTGTTCTGCATCCCctgtcctgctgctcttcctctgtcAGAAGGCTTCTCTCACTCTCCTTTCAAGATCAGCAGGGTTTTTGCCCCCTTTATTTAGCATCTGGTTTGGTGCCTTAGCTTTCAGTAAGCACATCGCAGTGAAGTGGTTCAAACCATGGTTTGGTAATGGTTTTGTGACAGCTGCAAAGTGGTGCAGTGGCCCACTGTGGCCTATTAAAAATAGCCCATAAAActtcatttctgttctgtagtAAAAACTGATGTGAAAAATATGGAAGTACAAATGTGAGAAATTAGTCAGCTTTGAAATGAGCAAGTGATGAGAATATTCACTTGAAGTTTAGAAGCAAAGTTTCTGCCTATTCTGCCTGGGCAGAACATGGCCCTCTTCTCAGTTTCAGCTGTGAGGTCAGTGTTTCATATCAAAGATGAATCCAACCTTTTTTAACTCCTGGCTGTTCACTCACAAGTGATGGTTATAGACCTATCAATCTTAATAAATAGCAACAATGCTCTGGTCACTATCTGTAAAACCAGAAATGGGAATGTTATACATACTTTCTGTAAAGGGAATTGTACAAGATTGGGAGGGGAAAAACGTTTGTCCATTTGAATCTGGGTGGCCACCCATCAGGTGGATGTCCTTCGCCTGTGGTTTGCAGAAGAATTGCCGATTGCAGGAGAATTTGTTTCATTTAAGATGCCTCTCTGCAAGGGTATCTAGGAAGGCCAGTTCGTTCCAAAGAGAGGGCTTCCGCTGCCTTTTTCCTGCCTTCGGAAACCAgatgcaatattaaaaatagattCTGAGGGGAAAATATACACTTACTTTCTAAGTATGGGCTGTAATGTCTATTTTTGACATTCTCCAGTATGCAGTTGACTCTAAACTAGTGCATACGCTGTGGATGCTGCTTGGTTTTCTCCAGAAAACAGGCTTGCTTTTTGCCCTCCCTTTTCAGTTGAGTTCACAAGAGTCCACATTTCCAAATATGACTACTGGTTTTTGGAGGAAATGTTCAGCTCCACTAACCTGTGGTAGTCTCGGCTGTTATTCTTTGGTTGAGCGCTTGGGAAAGTCTTAGCAGTTCTCCGCCACTGGAAGAAGCTATCATCTCCAGAACTGGAAGTCGTGTAAAATGGCCAGTGACTTAAAGAAGTTGCTGCAGATGATCTAGTGGTTCCTCTTACATCTAAGCTATAGAGATCTGTGTAGGGACTGATGCTGCACCATCATACTCTTATACTCTTGGAGAGGCAAACGGATCCTCTCCGCTAAGACAACGTCTGCTGTATAAACAGAGTCAGGTCAGTCACGGGCCTTAAGCTTTTCATCTTGATTATGAAGGTTTTCTATTTCTTGAATTCTTCTGTGTTGTGATAGCAGTGAGCATTACCTAGAAATAGTCGTATCTCAGAACTGTGACGTGCAGTGATCCCCTCTCCCCCCATCTCAAGGATATATAGCAAAACTAGAAGAGtgacaaaaatgaagaagagtgtgTGGAACATTTTGTGTGTAGAGAATGTCTAAATAGGCTATAAATCGTGCAGGAAAATGAAATGCGGCCTATGATAGAGATCTATAAAGTATGAGCAGCGTGGAGAAGGCAAAGAGGAAACAATTACTAGCTCTTGCAGCTCAAGAACTAAGCAGTGCTTAAATGGAACTGGCAAATGAGTTTTTGGAACATGGAACACAAATGGTAACGTTTTTCTAAGGCTTCACGAGCTTTTGAACAATTTCATGGAAGGAAAATTTATTAAGGTCCGTTAGACGTGGGTACCCCTCTGTTCCCAGTGGGTCCTTGCGCTGCAGTATAGTGGTGCTTGGGGGGCTCTATTGGGATAGTATCAGTTTGTGCTTCCCCTGTTCGCAGAAACTTCTGTTGATGCTTTAGGAAGTCAGGATACTGGGCTAAAGCAACTGTTGGTTGGAGCTACTATGACTGCTTTTAAATTTGAGACTTCCCCTGTCAGGACCTTGCCATAAGCCCCCTTTACAAAAAACGTTTCTTGTCTTAATTGCAGGAACAGCGTCTGAAATTCCTGAAGCAGCAAGATCAGCgacagcagcagcaagctgcCGAGCAGGAAAAACTTAAGCGGCTAAAAGAAATTGCTGAGAATCAGGAAGCTAAACTTAAGAAAGTCAGAGCGCTGAAAGGCCATGTGGAGCAGAAAAGACTCAGCAATGGGAAATTGGGTGAGTTCCTGCTGGGGGAAAGCAGCCCGTTTTTTCCCTGCAGCATCCTTTTTGGAACTCTCAAACTGGTGGTGATTTAGATGTCTCACTGGAGGTATTTACAGAATTCCAAGAAGTGTTTAGCTTAATTTTTGCATCTTGTATTTACCAAAAGAAGTCCTAAATGACctagaaggaaaatatatttccttatttTGTGTTAGACTATCCCGAAAGTGTATTTCCACTGTGTGTTTTGAGCCTAATgtatctgcttttttatttcagtgtaggTTGCTTCCTTACTTAAATGTTCCTTCCTTAAATACCTTTGTTTACCGCAGTAACTTTTTCCATCCTCGGCGTTAATGCTCTGCGTATGTTTAGACTGTTGTTCTTTTCCTGGCTGATAACAAAGCTGTGTGCGCCGATTAGCGTGGTATCCGTATTGCCTCTTATGCAAGAGGTAACTTAACGACCGAAGtggctgtgtgttttctttgtaATTACAGAAATCAGACTAGTGTGCAGCTTGCTACGGTAATATTTGGGTGCTTGTAGTTCAGCCAGCTGATTATTCAATATTAAATACTTGTTTCAGGCTTCatatcaaaacagattttttttctgtttctctctttctcctccctctctacATACCATACACAATTTGTCATTTCCAGTTGTGCTCGAATGAAAACATACTACTTtattaggataaaaaaaaaaaaaaaagtgaaaacggTACAGCGAAAATACCTTTCTCTGGGGAAAATGCATTATCTGTTTGGGTTGTATTGCACAAAGCGAATGTCAATTTAAAAGAATGGAAGGACGGTAGAGTAATACATATGGAAAAGCGTTTAGATCTTGGAGCATGTATATCTCTCCCTGCATGCTCGCTGGTAGGTCTGGCCTAGGCACTTGCCTGAACTCATACTGGTTCCTTAGACTGTAGAGTTCAGTGTTTTTAATACCAAAATTTGGAGTTTTTAATACCATAAGTATGCCTTGCGGTTGAATGGGTAGCCCCCCGTGGAGTTCAGCATTCGGCGAAATCTAGGTTTTTACAGATGAAATTCAGcctgataaatatatttttgcttgtttttacttCAAGTAGtcaaaaatattcttcttcccccttccccccttccagCAGGCTACTAGGTAGGCAGGCTCTGCATAACCCTGCTAGGTACTAGGGTGAACTTGTTTTTGCAAGCGCCTCAAGGAAGAGCCGGTTTGGCAGGGACCGAGAGCCTGGAGCCGGAGCTGCTCCGCAGGGCTGTAGGGCTGCTCTCTGCCCCCTTAACGGCTGCCTTGGAGGCAGCCCACGCCGGGCTGCTGCTCAGCGCCGCTATTGTGCTCTCTCTCGTCCTCTCTAGTGGAGGAGATCGAACAGATGAACAGTTTGTTCCAGCAAAAGCAGCGCGAGCTGGTGCTGGCTGTGTCAAAGGTAGAGGAACTCACCAGGCAACTGGAGATGCTGAAGAACGGCCGGATTGATGGTTACCACGACAACCAGTCGGCTGTAGCCGAGCTCGACCGCCTGTACAAGGAGCTGCAGGTAACGGCAAAGCTGGCTTGGGAACCCAAACTCTCCTGGCTAAAAGTTGGTTGGGTCGCTGCTTGCCTCGCTGCAAGGAGGTTCCCGACGGAGCTGCGTCGTCGTCCGAGTGTTGAGGAAGGGGTGTTAGTTGTGTTGTGTTCAAGGTAAAAGGTGGAAGGAGCGTTCAGCGTATATACCTTTTCCTGCAGCAAAATGTGGAGATTAACGGACCTTTTctctggagaaaaggagaaaagaatctGAGTTTGCAAGCACGACGTGACCTTTTAAGAAGAGTTTTCTCTTTGTTGCTGTTTCCTGTACCCTGTCCTGAAAgttgatttgttttgatttttgttgttgttttttttcctcccttctcctccccccaccccccgttgTGAATTTATTCAGTTGAGGAACAAACTGAACCAGGAGCAGAATGCCAAGCTGCAGCAACAGAGGGAGTGTTTAAACAAGCGCAACTCGGAGGTGGCAGTCATGGATAAGCGTGTTAATGAGCTGCGAGAGCGCCTGTGGAAGAAAAAGGCAGCTCTGCAACAGAAAGAGAACGTACCAGTAAGTGCTGGCTAtttaatagcaacaacaacaaaaatcttgtTTCGTTTGTGGCCCCTGTGGTCTGAAGTACAGATTTGCTGGTGGGGAAGGCTGTTCAGATGCTACGGTTGTCATCTTTATCAAATGTGGTGGAAGTCTCGTATTACTAAAGTACTGTTCATGGTACGTTGGTGTTAATCGACTTTATGGGCAAGTTTTATGGCCAAGGACTCTTTTTATGCTGtcttggaattaaaaaaaaaaaaattttttttcgttattattattattatagcatGTTACTATCCATTAAAGcctaaaaagcttcatttttaataCTGGAATATCACTTCTGTGTTGTTGTTTTATTCTTCCTGGCTTCTGGTTCAAACCCTTTGGAAGGAAGGATGGATCATCATgacattcttttttttgttttattttttaaggtttctTCAGATGGGAATTTACCCCAGCCAGTGACTTCTGCTCCAAGTCGAGTGGCAGCAGTAGGTCCTTATATTCAGTCCTCTACTATGCCGCGTATCGCTTCCAGACCCGAACTTCTGGTGAAACCAGCATTTTCAGATGGGACACAAGCTCTGCAGGTACCTGATGGTCCACTAAAAACGCAAACTCTGCCCAACATGAGAGCTGGGAGCAGTTCACAAGCTAAAGTTCCTGCAGGTAATAGCTTGCAAGTAGTAATCCTTCTCCAGAAATGTGATGTTTTCTTCTAATCTGCcaacactgaattttctttttagcaAAAATACTATTTGAGATGTCAGTTTTAGGATCTGACAGTTCTTGCAGTTAATATATCTTCTAAACACTGAGGTTATAGGATTCAATGTGTTATAAATGAAATAACCCTCTTAATAAGTAATTTGAATTGTTGTAGGGAATGGAATATAGGAGGATTCTTCTGTAAGTTAGCGATACTTCTTTATACTCCTAAATATCACACAACACTGTTCAAGTTTTTAGAAGCTAGCTGTTCTAGCACGCATCTGGTAACAGCCTGGTGGCAGGACTTAACAAGCTAACAAAGCCAATTTTTTTGGGCGTGTATTTTGGAAATGACGCCTGCAGAGAATTAACCAGCATTCTGAGAATAATCCAGAGGGAGCAGCTGACTGGAGCACAGAAATAGCAATAAACTTGCTGTAAAGTTGGTGGCCTATGGCCATGGAGAGACCTAGGTCCTACACCTGACATGAGGCTTCTCCTGCTTAGACTATTAATGGAGGTTTGCTggcctctctctctgcctttctccaaTGAGATATGGTTTGGCTCAGTGAGAGTAAAAGTCTGGAGAAACTGGAGAGATGAGAAGGTCTCTTCCGTGCTTTCTTCGAAGCAAAAGGCTCCCCTTTCCGCTGGGGGATAAGAGAAACTTGCATCTTccccaaaggaaaaacagaggcTGAGCGTGTAGaataattctgtttcttttttgtcttccttcccCCTCTACAGTAGTGACAGGTATATATGAAGTAGCCATTGCACAAAAATAGTGCAAGTGTCGTTCACCCTAATGGAGAAAGGGggaattgtttcattttgtgaattgtttcattttgtctgGTCTGTAGATACTAAAACTGCTAGAGTGGAATTTTAGCTCAGATCCGTATAAAATCCAAATGTTATAGGAATGTGTGGTGGTGTGCTTTTCATGAACTAAAACGCCGCTCCTTACTTAACAGCGTTTTGGCCAAATCTCTGATTTCCTAGAGAGGTATTTGGTCCAGGAGAAATTTTTTGTCCTGCTGCTCATCGTTAGTATTTGAACTGGATATCGCATATTATAATAGATAATTTAGTAGAGAGAATTTGGTAAAATGTTTAAACTAATAACAAGTGGCAAGCATCGACTCAGTTGTTTTTGAAGCAGACTTGATACCTACTCCTTGAATGAAAAGATCAGCTTTAGTTAAGTGCCCATGTGCATGTGGCACATACAGatgatttttctgctcttttgcatATCACGGTCTGGATTTATCACTGCTTTAATGCATCAtgggttttttgttcatttgttttgtttttgtttttttagtacaCGGTACCTCTTTCCGATCTCTTCTTACCATGCTATTGCTTCTGCTGACCACAACAGCCAAGAGAAGTTCCATACTAACTAGAAAGAAGCTATTCTAGAGAGGTTTCCTGCCTGAATGCCTAAAAATGCAGACGCATGTAGCGTGTGCCGCTTCAGTAGTTGTTTCTAAGCTTCGTTTTGTattctcattattaaaaaaagaaaacaacaaagccCCAAATCCTAAAGTGATAGGGCTTACAGCAGCTAACCTGCATATGATACTTGTATACTGCCTAGACCcgatgtttggaaaaaaacaaacagctccccccccccaccccaggatgAATAAGTCAATAAAACATGATTTTGGATTAACCTGTACCACTTGCTGTTTCCTAGGTTCTGTGGTCCCCAGTTCAAAagcttccccatctgccccagaCTGGAGCAGTTCAAACGCGGACAATCTCATTAGTCAAGGACCAGCCTTGACTTTAGCAAAAGGGATTGTGACCATTGAAGGACAAGGTAAGTTCTTATGCGTTTGGTTCATCTTAAAACGTGGAAAATCAAGTTAATGACAGCTGTTGTGCTAATGCACAGAATTCGTTTGAGCACACAAAGAACCTAATAGTGCCATATAGGCTTTGGCGTGGTGGTGGTGAGATTTCTCAAAAATGCCTTGTTTGAGGTGGTGGAGACTAATGCCAGCAAACATGCTGTTTAATTTGCAAGATCCGGTATTCGGCATGCCCTTTTGGGTCCTGAGTGCAAGGATAGGATGCTTACAAAAAACATCCCCTATATAAGCTGTCTCCAttactgcacagagcagggcccttATTCCTGCAattgtgttgtctttttttttttaatcttcctttctcTAACACCAGCTGAAGGAGAAAGTTTTCTACGagacaaagagaagaaagtgcGTCCATTTTCGATGTTTGATTCTGTGGACCAGTCTGCTGGGCTAGGCACGCTGAGAAAGAACCAGAGCAGTGAGGATCTCTTGCGAGAAGCACAGGTATGCAAGAAACGTGCGCTGCTGCTCAACTCCAAACTTTAGTGTTCCTGCCTCCCATGTGACAGGGATTACTGAACAGCTTTACAAATACTGCTGTTGAGAAGCTCTTTGAAAAGTACGTAGGTGGTCTTTTAAGAGaatacttttaaggaaaaaaagtcttttaggcTTTGAATGTCAGCTGATCATTCAAAGTCCTTCCCTCCACTCGCTGTGGTGGAAACGTATATATTGACTGATTACATACAAATGGCTGGgttacttgtgtgtgtgtttttccaaTGTTTACGTATACAGAGGCATTTGTGTGgggtttttaaaatcatttaggcACCTGTTCTACTGTCTAATTCAGTGGTATCCTTCAGATGCTTGATTGCAGCTAGACTTCCCACCTAACTCTTGGCGCAAGGGCATAATTTGACTGGCTGGAGAGGCAAAGTAACAGAAAAACTGGAGAGACCTACAGACTCCAATCTCAGCTATCTTTAGAGAATTACTGTGCACACCTATCATTTGTTTTCAACACAGCTGTTACAGAAGGAATTAAGGGGGAACAGGTTCAAAGTTTGGGGTACTATAAATAACTATGATAAAATGTTTCAAGAAGTCTTTTCATGTTTACTAAATGAGATTGTAAACAGCATTACAGAAATAGTACAACTGCTAGTTACTGTGTCATCTTTGCGGGCCTCTGATCCTTCTCAGCAAATCTCTAAAACCTATTTTGCAGTTTAATCTTGATTTAACtatttctttgtctttcagaCGGccaataaaaatgtaacaaaagtgCCACCACCCGTCCCCACTAAACCAAAACAGATAAACTTGCCTTACTTTGGTCAAGCTAATCATCTGCCGCCTTCGGATACTAAGCTGGATGGAAACCCACAGAAGCTGCCTTTGGCTATCGTAACTATGgggaacaaacaaaaaccagtggCGCAGCAGCCCTCCCACGCTTCCCAGCAGATACAGCAAAGAATCTCTGTCCCCCCAGCAGGTCCTTCCTCTAGCCAGGACCAAATTCTTGCCTCGTCCAAACAGGAGAGTCCCCCAGCAGCAGCCGTGAGGCCTTTTACCCCTCAGCCGTCCAAAGAGACCTCGCTTCCTCCGTTCCGAAAGCCTCAAACTGTGGCTGCAAGTTCAATTTATAGCATGTATACGCAACAGCAGACTCCTGGGAAGAACTTCCAGCAGGCAGTGCAAAGTGCTTTGACGAGGGCGCAGACCAGAGGACCGCACTTCCCAAGCAGTAAGCCTGTGGTGCTCTACCACTGTTCCCTCTTCATAAAATCTCAGGATAGTTGTGTGTTCCACCTGATCTGTGGATGCAAAGTAGCTCTCGCTTAAATAAGCGGGATAGAGGAGCTGTAAGAATCTTAGGTGGTTCTTGCAAATTGTGTGTTGGTGTTCTAGCAAAAAGTGCAGAATATCTGTCTTGTGTTTGCAAAATAGCTAAGTAGTAACGTTAAACCTGTTTACCAGTTTAATTCTGTTCAGTCAATTCTAGTATTCTGCCTCCTTGCCCTAGATAAGTGAATCAGGTTGCACATTCTTGTGAGGGTTGATCAAATATTCACAATTGTTTTTTCCCCACCCCTTCTCCGAACCGCTCCCTAGTGTATGGCAAGCCTGTGATGGCAGGTGCTGGTGCACAGACTCAGCTGCCGCAGACGGAGAATGTCTACTCAAACCTCCAAGGCAAGCCAGGCAGTCCGGAGCCTGAAACGGAAGCAACAGCCGCTGCTCATGAGAATCAGGA includes these proteins:
- the TP53BP2 gene encoding apoptosis-stimulating of p53 protein 2 isoform X4 yields the protein MFLTVYLSNNEQHFTEVPVTPETTCRDVVELCKEPGESECHLAEVWCGSERPVADNERMLDILQRFGMQRSEVRFFLRHERSPSREAGSGQRSQEPALKRNGVKVPGDRRIENGVSAPRMDMTLAELQEMASRQQQQIEAQQQMLANKEQRLKFLKQQDQRQQQQAAEQEKLKRLKEIAENQEAKLKKVRALKGHVEQKRLSNGKLVEEIEQMNSLFQQKQRELVLAVSKVEELTRQLEMLKNGRIDGYHDNQSAVAELDRLYKELQLRNKLNQEQNAKLQQQRECLNKRNSEVAVMDKRVNELRERLWKKKAALQQKENVPVSSDGNLPQPVTSAPSRVAAVGPYIQSSTMPRIASRPELLVKPAFSDGTQALQVPDGPLKTQTLPNMRAGSSSQAKVPAGSVVPSSKASPSAPDWSSSNADNLISQGPALTLAKGIVTIEGQAEGESFLRDKEKKVRPFSMFDSVDQSAGLGTLRKNQSSEDLLREAQTANKNVTKVPPPVPTKPKQINLPYFGQANHLPPSDTKLDGNPQKLPLAIVTMGNKQKPVAQQPSHASQQIQQRISVPPAGPSSSQDQILASSKQESPPAAAVRPFTPQPSKETSLPPFRKPQTVAASSIYSMYTQQQTPGKNFQQAVQSALTRAQTRGPHFPSMYGKPVMAGAGAQTQLPQTENVYSNLQGKPGSPEPETEATAAAHENQETERIPRPLSPTKLLPFLSNPYRNQSDADLEALRKKLSNAPRPLKKRSSITEPEGPNGPNIQKLLYQRTTLAAMETISAPSHPSKQTTSATSPESPTEIPNPYLSAESEKETASSMPEPAIAEEAENTPADQSEVLPSAALDTVPEGTSDSDELTQPKMEEPNLEASLPLEVYMEEYPPYPPPPYPSGEPESLGEDSFNLRPPEVTGQFSLPPGKRTNLRKTGSERIAHGMRVKFNPLALLLDSSLEGEFDLVQRIIYEVEDPSMPNDEGITALHNAVCAGHTEIVKFLVQFGVNVNAADSDGWTPLHCAASCNNVQVCKFLVESGAAVFAMTYSDMQTAADKCEEMEEGYTQCSQFLYGVQEKMGIMNKGVIYGLWDYEAQNDDELSMKEGDCMTILRREDEDEIEWWWARLNDKEGYVPRNLLGLYPRIKPRQRSLA
- the TP53BP2 gene encoding apoptosis-stimulating of p53 protein 2 isoform X1 — translated: MLFLLSFTNRPPVSRQKMFLTVYLSNNEQHFTEVPVTPETTCRDVVELCKEPGESECHLAEVWCGSERPVADNERMLDILQRFGMQRSEVRFFLRHERSPSREAGSGQRSQEPALKRNGVKVPGDRRIENGVSAPRMDMTLAELQEMASRQQQQIEAQQQMLANKEQRLKFLKQQDQRQQQQAAEQEKLKRLKEIAENQEAKLKKVRALKGHVEQKRLSNGKLVEEIEQMNSLFQQKQRELVLAVSKVEELTRQLEMLKNGRIDGYHDNQSAVAELDRLYKELQLRNKLNQEQNAKLQQQRECLNKRNSEVAVMDKRVNELRERLWKKKAALQQKENVPVSSDGNLPQPVTSAPSRVAAVGPYIQSSTMPRIASRPELLVKPAFSDGTQALQVPDGPLKTQTLPNMRAGSSSQAKVPAGSVVPSSKASPSAPDWSSSNADNLISQGPALTLAKGIVTIEGQAEGESFLRDKEKKVRPFSMFDSVDQSAGLGTLRKNQSSEDLLREAQTANKNVTKVPPPVPTKPKQINLPYFGQANHLPPSDTKLDGNPQKLPLAIVTMGNKQKPVAQQPSHASQQIQQRISVPPAGPSSSQDQILASSKQESPPAAAVRPFTPQPSKETSLPPFRKPQTVAASSIYSMYTQQQTPGKNFQQAVQSALTRAQTRGPHFPSMYGKPVMAGAGAQTQLPQTENVYSNLQGKPGSPEPETEATAAAHENQETERIPRPLSPTKLLPFLSNPYRNQSDADLEALRKKLSNAPRPLKKRSSITEPEGPNGPNIQKLLYQRTTLAAMETISAPSHPSKQTTSATSPESPTEIPNPYLSAESEKETASSMPEPAIAEEAENTPADQSEVLPSAALDTVPEGTSDSDELTQPKMEEPNLEASLPLEVYMEEYPPYPPPPYPSGEPESLGEDSFNLRPPEVTGQFSLPPGKRTNLRKTGSERIAHGMRVKFNPLALLLDSSLEGEFDLVQRIIYEVEDPSMPNDEGITALHNAVCAGHTEIVKFLVQFGVNVNAADSDGWTPLHCAASCNNVQVCKFLVESGAAVFAMTYSDMQTAADKCEEMEEGYTQCSQFLYGVQEKMGIMNKGVIYGLWDYEAQNDDELSMKEGDCMTILRREDEDEIEWWWARLNDKEGYVPRNLLGLYPRIKPRQRSLA
- the TP53BP2 gene encoding apoptosis-stimulating of p53 protein 2 isoform X2, giving the protein MRFGSKMMPMFLTVYLSNNEQHFTEVPVTPETTCRDVVELCKEPGESECHLAEVWCGSERPVADNERMLDILQRFGMQRSEVRFFLRHERSPSREAGSGQRSQEPALKRNGVKVPGDRRIENGVSAPRMDMTLAELQEMASRQQQQIEAQQQMLANKEQRLKFLKQQDQRQQQQAAEQEKLKRLKEIAENQEAKLKKVRALKGHVEQKRLSNGKLVEEIEQMNSLFQQKQRELVLAVSKVEELTRQLEMLKNGRIDGYHDNQSAVAELDRLYKELQLRNKLNQEQNAKLQQQRECLNKRNSEVAVMDKRVNELRERLWKKKAALQQKENVPVSSDGNLPQPVTSAPSRVAAVGPYIQSSTMPRIASRPELLVKPAFSDGTQALQVPDGPLKTQTLPNMRAGSSSQAKVPAGSVVPSSKASPSAPDWSSSNADNLISQGPALTLAKGIVTIEGQAEGESFLRDKEKKVRPFSMFDSVDQSAGLGTLRKNQSSEDLLREAQTANKNVTKVPPPVPTKPKQINLPYFGQANHLPPSDTKLDGNPQKLPLAIVTMGNKQKPVAQQPSHASQQIQQRISVPPAGPSSSQDQILASSKQESPPAAAVRPFTPQPSKETSLPPFRKPQTVAASSIYSMYTQQQTPGKNFQQAVQSALTRAQTRGPHFPSMYGKPVMAGAGAQTQLPQTENVYSNLQGKPGSPEPETEATAAAHENQETERIPRPLSPTKLLPFLSNPYRNQSDADLEALRKKLSNAPRPLKKRSSITEPEGPNGPNIQKLLYQRTTLAAMETISAPSHPSKQTTSATSPESPTEIPNPYLSAESEKETASSMPEPAIAEEAENTPADQSEVLPSAALDTVPEGTSDSDELTQPKMEEPNLEASLPLEVYMEEYPPYPPPPYPSGEPESLGEDSFNLRPPEVTGQFSLPPGKRTNLRKTGSERIAHGMRVKFNPLALLLDSSLEGEFDLVQRIIYEVEDPSMPNDEGITALHNAVCAGHTEIVKFLVQFGVNVNAADSDGWTPLHCAASCNNVQVCKFLVESGAAVFAMTYSDMQTAADKCEEMEEGYTQCSQFLYGVQEKMGIMNKGVIYGLWDYEAQNDDELSMKEGDCMTILRREDEDEIEWWWARLNDKEGYVPRNLLGLYPRIKPRQRSLA
- the TP53BP2 gene encoding apoptosis-stimulating of p53 protein 2 isoform X3, with the translated sequence MMFLTVYLSNNEQHFTEVPVTPETTCRDVVELCKEPGESECHLAEVWCGSERPVADNERMLDILQRFGMQRSEVRFFLRHERSPSREAGSGQRSQEPALKRNGVKVPGDRRIENGVSAPRMDMTLAELQEMASRQQQQIEAQQQMLANKEQRLKFLKQQDQRQQQQAAEQEKLKRLKEIAENQEAKLKKVRALKGHVEQKRLSNGKLVEEIEQMNSLFQQKQRELVLAVSKVEELTRQLEMLKNGRIDGYHDNQSAVAELDRLYKELQLRNKLNQEQNAKLQQQRECLNKRNSEVAVMDKRVNELRERLWKKKAALQQKENVPVSSDGNLPQPVTSAPSRVAAVGPYIQSSTMPRIASRPELLVKPAFSDGTQALQVPDGPLKTQTLPNMRAGSSSQAKVPAGSVVPSSKASPSAPDWSSSNADNLISQGPALTLAKGIVTIEGQAEGESFLRDKEKKVRPFSMFDSVDQSAGLGTLRKNQSSEDLLREAQTANKNVTKVPPPVPTKPKQINLPYFGQANHLPPSDTKLDGNPQKLPLAIVTMGNKQKPVAQQPSHASQQIQQRISVPPAGPSSSQDQILASSKQESPPAAAVRPFTPQPSKETSLPPFRKPQTVAASSIYSMYTQQQTPGKNFQQAVQSALTRAQTRGPHFPSMYGKPVMAGAGAQTQLPQTENVYSNLQGKPGSPEPETEATAAAHENQETERIPRPLSPTKLLPFLSNPYRNQSDADLEALRKKLSNAPRPLKKRSSITEPEGPNGPNIQKLLYQRTTLAAMETISAPSHPSKQTTSATSPESPTEIPNPYLSAESEKETASSMPEPAIAEEAENTPADQSEVLPSAALDTVPEGTSDSDELTQPKMEEPNLEASLPLEVYMEEYPPYPPPPYPSGEPESLGEDSFNLRPPEVTGQFSLPPGKRTNLRKTGSERIAHGMRVKFNPLALLLDSSLEGEFDLVQRIIYEVEDPSMPNDEGITALHNAVCAGHTEIVKFLVQFGVNVNAADSDGWTPLHCAASCNNVQVCKFLVESGAAVFAMTYSDMQTAADKCEEMEEGYTQCSQFLYGVQEKMGIMNKGVIYGLWDYEAQNDDELSMKEGDCMTILRREDEDEIEWWWARLNDKEGYVPRNLLGLYPRIKPRQRSLA